From Procambarus clarkii isolate CNS0578487 chromosome 14, FALCON_Pclarkii_2.0, whole genome shotgun sequence:
ATTCTCATCACATTAAATAAAATGATTGAAATGTTATCATTACTGGCCTAAATTAAGTACGAATTTAAATTCAATGTGATAGTAATTCATTTGTCTAGGATATGAAGTCTTAAAAGCATTTTCTGTGTTCTATATTAATTCATAACACCATGCCAATACAGATGTCAATATTTCAGTTATTTTACTTAGTCTAACATTCATGATAGGGTCGACATTTCAGTTTATGCCATTTATTAAAGGGTAATATTGTAATTGTGTTGCGAGCAATATTACCTTAGGGGTAATGTATATGAATGGTTGTATTACCTTCTGTGTAATGTATATGAATCTTTTAGTGCGCATTGTTTTACCTTTGTACATGTAGATGTTCTCAGTAGGACATACACTATATAAGTCtgtgaatattattattatttttattttatttttggtaGTGATAGAAGGTACTTTTTATGTATTTTTTCCATTATATGCGATAGAATCTCTTAAGGTGATCTGATGTGTGACAAAAAGGGTTTTGCTTTTTTTAGACTTTTAGATATTTGTTGTCAGGTTTATGAAAAAACTGCTCTGCAGATAAAACAGGTTGCCAAACTTTGTGCCAATAACTTGTCTggcaaacaaaaaaataaataaataaataaataaataaaaataatttttgtttataGAAATTACCAAATTTAGGGGCCTAGTGTGATTGGCTGCCAAAGCAGATTTAAATGTATATTTTTCTTCTGTGACAATACAGCTTTTAAATTGTTCAAAAACTGTTTCTTACAACAATTACATTAGTATTTACATTTTATCTACTGTTTAAGGTTATAAGCTTTTTCAACCACTTATACTGTATAATAGATGTGTTTCTTCAAACAACTTTTGTTATTCAATATGGAACTAAACTTGGAAACAATGTAGttcctctaatatatatatacagtacacattTAATAAGATTATACTGCAGAAAGTGTTCAAATTTATCAATCATGACAGCGGAGACTATTGTGGTGTTTAAGGACTTCCTTATGAATGTAGACCATTTTTTGTGGGGGCAATGCTGAATTTATTGATAATATGAATTCCAGTGTGTATGTTTGCCatgtttgaggtggtggtggaaatTTAACTAAACATAGTAACCAAGTTGTTATTATTGGAATATCCAAAATGTAGTCTTGCTCAAAACTGTAAAATTGTATGACATAAGATTCCTtacaataaatataaatttaaaattaaaatatacTTTAGCaacgttatataaatatattcaagTAATTGGAATGTCGAATAAATTCCACTACAGAAGATTATTGTGAATAAGCTTTAGGCTCGGCTCTACCGCCGTCGCTGCCaccactgcctctctctctgctagTGTGTTTCGGAGGAGTTACAGTGTAccgtgttggtggaccttcttgCTAGTGAACTAGCTCTCCTGTACCTGCTATGTTAACATCATCAATGCTCTTAACATGACCATTGCTATGCTCTCAAGACATTTATGATCATATTTGAAGAACAAATATGATTATAAATTATTACTGTattttattgatttttttttttgttatatgaCAGTTTAATTATCAGATTTTATTAGATTCAAGATAATTTTTGTAATGTACTGTAATATTGAAAACTTGAGAATAAAATTAGTAAAAGTTTAATTTTAAATAAAAACTTTGTACAGATGACTTGGAACAAGAAGAAACATTAATTCATGTCTTCTTCCAAACTCCATTGTTTGGGATGCTAGGAGCAGGTGATAAAGAGGACTTTTGTAAATCATATAGAGCATCAAGTCTGTTTTTGCTTATTAGTAGTGTTTAACTCTCTGGAAATAGAACTTTCCAGACTGGAGGAGAAAAAGCAAAGACACGGTGGGAAGTCTTAATTAAAGAAATCTTGCACCAAtatctgaatttacccgagggccactatctCCTTATTTCCCTGTGCCTCAATGGGCACAGGGAGCCAGGGGCTTGTTAAAGTGTTCCCCCCCCATTATTGAATTCCCCCATTATATCACTCTTTGCGGACATTACCAGCAGTTACTTGTACCTCTCTTAAGCATGTCTGTgcattataaattaatatttaaaaaaaaaacaaataatatcTTTGTTTTAAGAATATTTAATTTGACTTAATCAATGAGCAATTGAGAGAAAAAAACAGGGATCAATTCATCTTGATCAATAACTAAGGTGCTAGTGTTGAAGTGTGATGGTCAACAGTTGAGTAATTAAGATATTGATGTAATTTATAAGAATTTTCTGCTTTCTTAGGGATCATGTTATCTTTACAGAATGTAGATTGTTTTTACATGGTTTAAATCGATTCTCAGTTCATATGTTTATTGCATTATGTACTTAGTCTGTCTAACCAGCAAGTACAGTACTTATTAGTTATAGTGAATATTATGTAGCATTTAACAATGTCCAGGGTGTTATTTAACATGATTGTCGTCTTTACATTTCCTTCTTTCTAACCACATTGAGGAGATTAAATCTCACCCTTCTTTCACCCCCCTAGACTTTACCCCTCCAGGGAAAACATCATACAAAAATTGTCATCTCTGTATTGTACATTTTGTAATAGCTTTTAAGCCTGTACCTATTATATTGAGGGAATCTTGTCTTTGAGGGCCACACATTCACAAATGTTCTATTTTTTCACAAATCACTCATTATTGTCAAATATATTTCCATGTACACCAAGTCTTTGTTTTTCCATATAACAATTTTTGGTGTTCTGTCAAATTTTACAGATTTTGAAGAGTATTTTTCCATGATTTAAACCGAGAAATATAAACTTTATACAACAGAATACTCTTAACAGAAGAGAAACTTTTGTCATTCAATCAATATCTTTATTCATAAATTATTAAACCATCTAGTACTTAcctgatttacccgagggccactaaccttagtggccttgacgaggagaggaagccagcggcttgtcaaaggtccctctccctccccatttgccttaatcaatttatatataccagagttcttacattcttctatagccactagcacacacagcatttcgggcaagtccttaatcctacgttcCCCAAAATACGACCCtgtcaaatcgtttaacaaccaggtacccacttTACTGTTGGAttaaacagaggttacagttaaggatttgtgcccagtaaatcctctccggccatgatgcgaacccaggacaaagcgctcgcgagacGCCAGGCGAGCATCTAACTACTATGCCACGGGAACTGATAATCTTCTCCAGTTGTAGTTTGAAATTCTGAGTTTTTAACTTGCCATTTTCTAGGCAATTTCTTATAAAATCTAAAATTACTGCTTCTGGGAACTTTCCCACAATTGATGTCAAACTTACTGGTTGATAGTTTGCAATACCCCTTTCTCAAATACTGGAATCACATTTCTGACTCACCAGGAATGACACCAGTTCCATTTGATTTATTTAACATGCTCTTAAGTGGCCCACTCAACTGCTCCTTTCAGTCTTTTAGTAATAAGAacgtaagaatgaaggtaactgcagaaggctgcaGATGCAACCTTGTTGAGGGTTGCATCCTgagaaaggtcagtagttggtctaGGGAGACCTCGATAAGTTTTTTTGTCTCCAACAATGGGAATTATAAGCTATTTGGTCTTTCCTTATTTTTTGCTAAACCTGAGCACATTTTGTGTTATCATCTTATTaagtatatatttttttccatAGTTTTTATTGAAACTAAATGGTTATTGTGTTATATTTCCCCATTTTTGTGTTGTCTATCATTTCCTGTTATTTACACCCATACCAAAAGCCATTTAAGGTCTTGCATACTATTTCTTCTAATGAGTCTTTAAAAGCTGCCATTCCCTCCCTTGAGAAATGAACTCCATCTCTCACATACATGACATTCCTGCCAATGTACGAGTCCCAGTTATCCATGAATGGTATTGAATTATTCATGCAATAAGTCGAGACATCAGCTTATACCAATCACTCTACATCCATACCCTGGTGTCTCTTAGTAAAAAAACACATCTACTACTCACATATAGCAGTACCTTATATTTATCCAACAACTCGTTCCTCTCTCGGGAAATATCATTTCCACTTACTAAGACAGTGGGCCTGTTCCCATTGCCTAACAATAAATTGCTCATGCTTTCCATTATATCAGCTATCCTTACTCCCTAAAAACACACCCAAATATTAATTTTTTGTATCCCCGGAACAGAACATCTCCATAATGCACCTGTGAATTCCCTACTTTCTTTGTTGTGGTATTCAGCTTTATCTTCTCTGTACCTGCACAAATTCTACCTGCAAAATGGAGGTAGTTCATCGTTAGTTTTAACAGTCTTCAGGATCACTAACCACTGCTGACCACTAACAGGACATCTTGGCTCTAACCACTGCCAAGTTCAATTTCCATGACAGGACTGAGGCATTTGGGCAATGTTTCTTTTCACCTGATGTCTTTATTTACCTAGTAGCAAGTAAATATCTCTCAATAAGGTAACTAATGACATTAGTAAAGTATTTTGTATAGTATCTCGGGAAAGATCAGTAGTTATCCTAGGGGGGGTCttgataagcctaacaggcttcctgtccctaacTGAGAAACCAAAACGGCTCCTTGTTTGGGGGCCATTGTAGCAACTAATTATTATACTTCCTCCAAACTCTCATTATCTCTTGTACAGATAATGAGATAGGTTACATAGGATTAACAAAGCCAAGTTATCACATTCCTCATTGCAATTCCCAAGTGTACAATAAAACGTTACACCGTTTTTGTAAAGAAATTTTTAGTGACAACATTACCCCATTTCAGTTACTTTGAATACCAATAATAATCCACATGTTCTCTATGAGACATATGCTTACTACTTTTATAGTGCTGCAGATTACATAAAGTCAATGTCCTATATCCTGGCAACAGATGTTGACTTTAGTACATAATATAGCTTCTACCTTGCTCAGTAATATTAGTGTTAAACCTGTAAAATCAATATCTAACCTCATCTGATAATCCATCCATATTCCAAAATTGTTGATCCCAGAGTTTATTTTAAGACCCAGCCTTCACCCAACGAGCAAACCACACACTAGTTATATGGTGTATCTGGTTACCGAGGTACTTCTCAAATGACCCAAAGGCACGATTCACAcaagcaggcgacgagtcacaataacgtggctaaagtacattgaccagaccacacactagaaggtgaagggacgacgacgtttcggtctggtcaacaaataaaatgtatattcaggtaaggtacatacatacaagagattttacaaaaatttatagatttatagatagagctagtacatacaatgcctaaagccactattacgcaaagcgtttcaggcaggacaaacattaaagactaaaacttaatactaattgagtttaaagtataaaatgtgttgagaacaaataaagataaaaataagaaagggggaacatggctgaaaaagcagcacaaatacaaataggtcGACAACATGATTCACACAAGCTGCGGAGGTCCTATTTGAAACCTTTGAGATCACCAGCAACTAGGAGTAGCACAGCCACACCTTGGCACTACCACCCCTCAAAATGTTTGGGTTGTTGGCTTCATATAAACGGCTCAGATGAATCACTGTCCTACAGACCACCTTTCTAGCCTCATCTCTGTCTGTGGAATTACCCAAATCTACCCAAATTCTGTTAGCATtatgtaatgaagaaatatgtatatttactcactataatgttggtgctgaatgcagaatatAAAACCTATTTTTAATCAGAGATaattaatttcataacgaaattggaagtaaatatgtagctcaacatgagagtgggggggggggatgtctcAACACGAGAGAGAGGAGGGTTCAACACGAGTTATTCCATCATAAAcctcgtttatgaatgaaaaacggtttaattATAAACCATATTATAATTTATTgttttggggacaggaagccagagtgtattgacACACGTTAGGGTTTTATCAAGCTCATCcctaaggtcgaattactgatcctgcggaggatgcaaccccacaagctaACTCCCgagtatgaatgaaaaacagtttacactagagagtgatttcgttcgaacacttccggacacACTTTTTCCATGTTCGAATTGTGTTCGAACCgaaacactgtaaatgcttcacccactgtGGTAAACAAACATTGCCAGACAATAACAACTATTGTTATTAACAATAAGCAATGAAAGTAGTTTCTGACACCTAGATTCAGCTagaaattacattctacccacctggACACAAGTTCGACCCGGCTGACCTGACGATCAAAACAATAACAATCAAGCGAGCGTCTAGCCGCTATGACAATAGCTCCGCCCCCGATACGGGAGGCTACGTATGTATGATATTTTTACTTCACCCACGtgctataaatacaaataatcgccaacagaacctacacacctaacctaacctatgcctatgtatgcacaatatgctaatatattataatattaatttatatttgagaaaattcccgttttgaatgaacagcatgttaattaAAATTTATGACTgcttctgtggggtcgaccgctggatggaatggacctgagtcgaggacgggttgttggtgggtgcatggaatggactttgggtcattGTTTAGAGGACGGACTGTTTTcagcgttgtagttcgaacataagtcgtcagtgaaacacttgttcccgaagtgttcggacgttatcagttgtgagtcgtgtgtaaaccgtttttcattcataaacagggggtttggcggctggattaacgagcatttggcctttgtttatgagaacgGGCTGCTCAATAATCACAAACTAAGAGCCACCCACTGAGGTAACAGTGATACTGCTCGTCAGTGGGAGAACGCTGAGCATAGACTACTACATTGGCAACCAACTCTGTGGAGGACGTAAGACTATCTGGAGGCGAGGCTTCTCAGACTCAGGAAATGAAAATAACACTGTTCTTCGTCACAGTGTTTGCCATTGTTGTGGCCTCGGTGGTCTTAATTGGTGAACAGGTAATGTATCCAGTACGGCTGGAGATTCCGCTGTGTATTTCATTCTACTTTCTTGATGGCAGAAAACAATATGCGGTCATAATGCTAAAATATGTATTGCTATATAGACGTATTAATATGCCATTAATTTGTTTATACTAATTGTTGGAAAATCGGTAAACAAAACGTATATAACAGAACTGGACGTCTAGTGTGTTAATCTGTTGAGAAATTAGCATATTAAAGTTTCGGTGATATAATCTTTGGTTCGTTATTCTAGGTTTGTTGAACTCCGTAGGACTTTGGTGAACCCTAACAGTAATTATAGAAATTAGAACCCCTGAACTAAagtaattatttttaaataacatATTCCAACGTTTTTATTGTTGAAGTATGGGTGTTCTTGACGTGTTTAGTGAAAGTGCACGTTAGTTTTCATTAGTCATGTCGCTGTAATAGACTAAGTTCAGTCACTaaggtatagtgtgtaaatattttTAACTGCATTATTATTGTAAGAATTAATAATTAAACTAGATGATATAGCAATTCAATGTTAATTATTAACATAACTATAGTAGTGGAATAATTGTTATTAAGAACGTGATAGTCTATCAAGTGACTTGCCCTGGTAACCAAGCAGTTTCAGATATGCAGTActcttgcagacgaggagtcacaataacgtggctgaaatatgttgaccagaccacacactagaaagtgaagggacgacgacgtttcggtccgtcatggaccattctctAGTCGATTTTTTGGtcaagtcgagaatggtccaggacggaccgaaatgtcgtcgtcccttcactttctagtttgtgtggtttggtcaacacacaGTACTCTTATTTTTACTACAGAACACGTTACTGTCGCCTTTCTGTCGTGCAATGGAGGGAGCAGTCACATGCCAAGTTAGACAAGCAGAGGTCCAGGTCAGCAGACAAGAACTCCTGGAAAGCCATGGCTCATCCCAGGGTGGATCGGCAACGTCCATCATCAGCGAGGAGAAGCCCCGAGGAAGATCCTCTCCCCAGGTGGGCAAAAACGAGGCTCCGGGAAGACCAATCCCGTCTGGGATCAGCGGAGAGGAGCCCCAGGAAAGACCAACCACGCCTCTGGCCAGCTGGATGAGGGTAGGGGAGGTGATGCGAAAGAGAGCAGCTCACATGAGGCGAGTGTGTGAGGTGCCCTCCGTGAGGCGGAGTGTTCCCAGCATGCCATGGACCCGCAAGCTCTACACACTACCAGGACCTTTCCCAGTGTGCGTCGCGCCCAAGGTTAGTAGTATATATTGAATtctcacacacagacagacaaagatacAGAGACAGACCTTATAACggtcaaggacggaccgaaacgtcgtagtttcaTTAACTGATGTGCGGTTTGGTCATCCACACGTTATTGGATCATCGCAGCCGAGGATCATCACCTGTATCTGTATATATTTCTTGGTCTATGAACTGGGAATATTAGTTTTATAGTAGCTTGAGTTTCCCCCTAGCTCTCTACTCTCCCTCGAACTCTTTAACAAGTATACTCATTACTAGATACTCAAGCGGTTTACCTGCATTTACATCGGTATATTCTCTTAGTTTCTAATGAATTAGGATGCTTCTAGTATGTGTAATGTTTATGAAAATGCTAggaaaaaataaattatataaactGCATAGTAACTGCttagaaatatttataaaatatataaattatagacTGCGTACGAGTTAGGTAATGGAACGCAAGATTCCATTACCTAACTAGACAAAATCTAACAAATCATTTCTCATGATATTAATAGGGCTACAGATTTGTCGGAATACTTTTTTTTATAGGAGCGCTGAGCTCTTTCATGTTTGTAATACAAGTAATTATACCGCGCTGGGGCTAAGATTTGATTTTTTAAGCATGCTTCGCTTTTTTCCTAGCCAGATACTTCATAGTTTATTCTACGTCAAATGCGTGGTGGCTAGAATTCTTGTGCTTCAGCGTCGTACGTttaaagaggattgactgggcgccaatccttaactgtagcctctgttcacccagcagtgaatgggtacctagtGAATGGGTTTATATACATTTTGCACATTTGGTTATCGAATAATTATTATAATGTTTTGGAGGAAGAATTTGGCCAATTTTCATGGTTTATATTGTTCctctttgaacaaatccacaagggcagtgacgaggattcgaacctgcgtccgggagcatcccagacactgccttaatcgactgagctacgacaaggtaaaagggttgaaaccgaagttctactgaacttactggatcccgtagcctctccgaggcacaaaccaggctttcatTTGCATACAACAGTGTGCTGAATCTGGTAAATTCGTGTTAGGGAAGTACAGCATGTGCAACACGCGCTGCACATATAAAGGTGTAAAATATGTGGTAAAGACGCAACTAATTAAACAGTTTGCAACATAAGGATAATTAGATGTACTGGCTGTTCCCAATCCACCTTTTCCTTAACGTGTGGGAAAGCTCTGTAAACGCTTGTAGTGCGTTCAGTCGGTCAGTGAACAGAATTTCTTGTTTGAGGGGGAATAGTATACAATTGGGAGGCTTTTAACCTCAAATTCTCAAGTCTTTCAAAATAAAAGTTGCATTTCTAGCCTGCCTCTGCACTACCAGGTGGGGTCGACAACGTGGAGACGCTTCATGCTTCAATTCAGACAGCGTAGGCCTAAGCTGAGACGAGACCTGAGAACTCTGGTGGTTCGACACCCGCTGGCCCGCCTGGCCTCCGCCTACAGGTAGTGTGACGTTAACTACAGGTTGtcgagatgttgttgttgtttaagattcgctacctagaacaaaaagttccatgtagcacgggctatggtgagcccgtaggtagtCGAGAGATCGTCGTCTTCTCTGGGGTGTCGGTACTGTAGATGCTTTGTGTAATGTAAATTTTGCCTTGTTATGCGTCTTTTAATTTTAGATATAGTCATCCAATGAGAACTCTATTGATCCAGAAGAAAAATGTATATAATTTCCTTCAGGAAGCTCGCATATGAGCGTACAGCTATGCTATGATAACTGCATATTTAGCATACATATATGCCTTGAAAGAACAGATACTGTATTAATATGCGTTGAAGTTTGTATTTATCTTGGAGAAATTTTAAATAGCATGGCGATAAAAACAACACCTGGAAGCCTCATAGAGACGTGTGCTGGACACAACCTACAAGGGGCCCTAAAACAAAGGGCTTAGAGTAAATATAATACATTAATCTGGCCAAGGGAACTAAAATTGAAAGGCCGTATAGTCAGAAACAAAATGATGAGCAAGCCTATTGAGATTTTGTCTATTTTTGTTGTTTTGGTAAATTAAAATTTGAAGGCGATCAATGAGAATTGAAAGTTCTAAAGAAATGTATTGTAGAATAATCGTGTATGCCAAGTAACTTGACATGACCTCCCAAGTAACTTACCTGGGAATTAGTTGGCTTGTGAAGCTCCTAATTTGGCAACGGAATAGAAAACGGCTTCCCATCTTCTATGGCTGGGCATGTTAGGCCAGTCTTGTACCTTTGGTCTGACTTCTTTTGGTCTAAGAGTGTGAGCCTAAGCCTCACATACAATTTATAAGATCAATTATCTACTAAATAACTTCTGGTTTTATATTTTTCAGAGACAAGTTCCTAAATGGTTTACCGTTAAAAGCATACAACAAAACGTTCAGAACTATGACTGGAAGCGGTCAGACCTGGCAATATAGGTGGGAGTTGTACTGGCTTCCTTCTCTTGTGCGCAAAGGACTTGTCAAACCCCCATCTGAATTTTTCACAACAATAAGAGAAATCTCTCGAGCCTTCGATTATTTGGCAACAAATTTCGTCGACACATCTGGTCAGCTTCACCGGAGCAAAGCCTCAAACACGTCTTACTCTCAGCAAGCCTTGAAAACCGCCATGAATATGCTCTCTCGCAGCAAGCAAGAAGGAATGGTCGCCGCTGTTACTGCCGGGTTTTCAAAGACGGAGCAAGCGAAGCTCAAGAGAAAGTTCGGCGACGTTTCCTTCACCATGACAGAGTTCCTGGAGCACGTGCTGTGGACAAGAAACTTTGGAATGGTTGACCAACACTGGGCCCCTATCAGCGAGCTGTGCGACCCATGTCGAGTCAACTATACCTACGTCTTGCGTCTGGAGAACAACCCAGTCGAGTCTAATTACTTGCTGAGCCGCTTCCACATCCTGAGGAAGAGCCTTCGCACGAGACACAAGTCCATAGGGGTATTTCCAGACCAATCTAGGTCTGACCTTAGCTACTATGAAAATGTTCCCAAGGACCTTATGACCAAAATTCAGGACATGTATAAATTGGACTTTGAACTTTTTGGATATGATAAAAACCTAATCTAAAATTAATAAGGCGATcaatatttattgttaatttagcAGTGTACGTACCAGTATTTTAATTCTATACATATTTAGTTTTGCATAAATTATTTTCCATATTCAGCATTATCCTACCCAATGCCAAATCAACGTTTGGCAGCGTTCAGAAAACTGTGGCAAGCAAGAGCAACTATTAGTGCTGCACTAGGTGTATTTAAAGTGATTTGTAGATACTCTTAACTTGGTATTATAGTTATTTAACAACTGATAGTATGGAAGGCTTCTTATTTATTGGCTAGCTCGCTTGCACGCCAGAGGACCTAGATTCGAATCCTAGGGAAAGTGGGACGAAATCCTAACTTAAACAATGCTGTGAACttccaaaactatttaaattattGTATTGTTAACACTAGTCAAGTTGGATTTCCTTTACAGGAAATAGTGTTGTGGATGAAGAGCACGAATGAACAATTAGCGAGCAAAGAAACTTAAACGATGCGATATGGCTCGAAATAAATATTATGGCATGccgaggctttttttttttaagcatgtCTTAGGCTACAAGTGGGAACAAATAAATATTACCAATATGTTATCAATATAATATAAAATGGTTTCTGAATTGGAGGATCATGTAAACTATTACAGGGGGCGCATATAGTCTTTATGGAATAAATCGATTAGCTCGAGATCTTAGCCAAGTTGTTAAGTAAGGAATGTCCTGAATTATCCCATGTGGCCGAAATGAGGGTACCGTGGAAGGAATTTTGCATACTATAAGCAGATGGTTTTTGACACCATGTATATTTTTTCTATTCCATTCCTTTATATCCGTTGACTCTTTTTATTGACTGAATTAGGGCGCGCTTTAGGCTACTACTCTCCTTAAAATAATCTCACGATGATGGCGCTAGTTTAGTGTTTAAAAATGGTATGGTTGTTGCTCTCACGAAGTCCACCGAGGATTAAAGTCCCTACACAAGTAGCAAGTGTAATGGCGACAGTTTCTCTCAAATAATATGGATGGCACAACCCACTTTGTTTGATTTATGTTAGCGCTGATAAAGCTTTCTCCCAGAGCCAGTACTTCCCATGTCAGTTTTCCCTATTCTGATCAGTTTCTAATTTTATTACACTTATGGATGAACCACATCCTTGTTAAATTTATCCGGAAGAACTTGATGAtttagtaattatcaaaagaaggcaccaagacgGTATAatattagatttagattttttattcaggtaaagatacatacattgagttacataatagatttaaagatagagatagtacatataatacctaaagtcactagtgcgcatagcgtttcgggcgacTATTTAGTACCGTCCGTGTTGGTGCTAAATATTATATCCTGAATGGGTCCTGAATATTTGTCTGGATCTGGTACTAATGGAAAAAGACAAGATGGACAACGTCAATGATATTTGGATTCATCAAGGATCtggtcgagggacaagtgactcaAAGGGACATTTGCAaagtcaaaagaaggcaccaagcccggAGGATCTTGACTATTCTTTTGCCTGTCCACCTAGATGAATTGATATTTACTTGGAATGTGAAGTTTCTTTGAATGAGTAGTTCTATATTTGTGTCTTTCCCAAGATGACCGCTACAAAGCAGGGTTTATTCCTTGTTTATTAACGAAGGCAGACCACAACTTTTTACACGTTTGATAAAGTTGGCCTCTCGACACCATAAATTTATAAAGGACCGTGAGGAATTTGACGACAATTTACTGGTAAAATTTGTTCCATATTAGAACCTCAAACATACAATTTAACACAATCTTAAACAAGTTTTCAGTATGATTTAATGTTTTGGTATACAAACTTGGTATCATTTATTAAGCTTATGTAGTTACCCCTGGATCTTACTGTGCTAATTGAACTTTGTTATTTATCTCCAGGGTTCACgaagattcaggaagcagttacacaagcaattacgaacgtgtacatctttcctcaatctttaacggctttggttacatttattaaacagtttacaagcatgaaaacttcccaatcaactgttgttattgttataaacagcctcctggtgcttcggagctcattaattgtttaataatggtCAGCAaggccgccaaagactgagaaaagtcGTACAtggtcgtaagtacttgcgtaactgcttgttgAATTCTGGCCCAGATTCCTTCGA
This genomic window contains:
- the LOC123769782 gene encoding carbohydrate sulfotransferase 8, with the translated sequence MKITLFFVTVFAIVVASVVLIGEQNTLLSPFCRAMEGAVTCQVRQAEVQVSRQELLESHGSSQGGSATSIISEEKPRGRSSPQVGKNEAPGRPIPSGISGEEPQERPTTPLASWMRVGEVMRKRAAHMRRVCEVPSVRRSVPSMPWTRKLYTLPGPFPVCVAPKVGSTTWRRFMLQFRQRRPKLRRDLRTLVVRHPLARLASAYRDKFLNGLPLKAYNKTFRTMTGSGQTWQYRWELYWLPSLVRKGLVKPPSEFFTTIREISRAFDYLATNFVDTSGQLHRSKASNTSYSQQALKTAMNMLSRSKQEGMVAAVTAGFSKTEQAKLKRKFGDVSFTMTEFLEHVLWTRNFGMVDQHWAPISELCDPCRVNYTYVLRLENNPVESNYLLSRFHILRKSLRTRHKSIGVFPDQSRSDLSYYENVPKDLMTKIQDMYKLDFELFGYDKNLI